One window of the Candidatus Firestonebacteria bacterium RIFOXYD2_FULL_39_29 genome contains the following:
- a CDS encoding triose-phosphate isomerase has translation MRKAIIAGNWKMNKTVVEALELVKDLRFKLEGVSDVEVVVCPPFLAVYPVYQFLKGSNIKIGAQNCYFEKKGAFTGEVSPSMLKEAGCTYVILGHSERRQYFKETNEFINKKVKAVLAEGLLPIICVGETLEEREKNIWNEVIKTQVTGCLSGFTKEEVSKMVLAYEPVWAIGTGKVASKEQAQEVHKFIRGLVEKLYDKPVAEAVRIQYGGSVKPDNVSILMSEPDIDGALVGGAALEAESFVKLVKFEKK, from the coding sequence ATGAGAAAGGCGATTATTGCGGGTAACTGGAAGATGAATAAAACGGTAGTGGAGGCGCTGGAGCTGGTCAAAGATCTTAGATTTAAACTTGAAGGTGTTTCAGATGTTGAGGTTGTAGTTTGCCCTCCGTTTTTAGCCGTGTATCCTGTTTATCAGTTTTTGAAAGGCAGCAATATTAAAATTGGCGCTCAGAATTGCTACTTTGAAAAAAAAGGCGCTTTTACCGGAGAGGTCTCCCCGTCAATGCTTAAAGAAGCGGGCTGTACTTATGTGATCCTCGGGCATTCGGAGAGGAGACAGTATTTTAAGGAGACAAACGAATTTATAAATAAAAAAGTCAAGGCCGTACTGGCGGAAGGATTACTGCCAATTATTTGCGTGGGGGAAACACTTGAAGAAAGGGAGAAGAACATCTGGAATGAAGTTATTAAAACCCAGGTAACAGGATGTCTTTCCGGTTTTACCAAAGAGGAAGTTTCCAAGATGGTGCTTGCTTATGAGCCGGTATGGGCTATCGGCACCGGTAAAGTAGCGAGTAAAGAACAGGCGCAGGAAGTTCATAAATTTATCAGAGGGTTGGTGGAAAAGCTTTATGATAAACCTGTCGCGGAAGCTGTCCGGATACAGTACGGCGGCAGCGTGAAGCCTGATAATGTTTCGATTTTAATGAGCGAGCCGGATATTGACGGTGCTTTAGTCGGCGGAGCTGCTCTTGAAGCCGAGTCTTTTGTTAAACTTGTAAAATTTGAGAAAAAGTAA